The following proteins are encoded in a genomic region of Synechococcus sp. CBW1002:
- a CDS encoding transposase, with translation MSKRRAHSPEFKARVAMEAISGRKTIQEIAADHAIHPIQVSQWKRQLLDGASELFTRGKKTKDKEEGQAKEAELFQQIGRLQMELEWLKKKSQLL, from the coding sequence ATGAGCAAGCGCCGCGCCCACAGCCCCGAGTTCAAGGCCAGGGTCGCCATGGAGGCGATCAGTGGCCGCAAGACGATCCAGGAGATCGCCGCCGACCACGCCATCCACCCGATCCAGGTGAGCCAGTGGAAGCGGCAGCTCCTGGACGGTGCCAGCGAGCTCTTCACCCGAGGCAAGAAGACCAAGGACAAGGAGGAGGGGCAGGCCAAGGAGGCGGAGCTGTTCCAGCAGATCGGACGGCTGCAGATGGAGCTGGAGTGGCTCAAAAAAAAGTCTCAACTGCTCTGA